A region from the Flavobacteriales bacterium genome encodes:
- a CDS encoding translocation/assembly module TamB, translating to MRFAVRTVLILLLLLVIGIGLLFMPGVQTLLAQWASGEASGLLGATVRVDRVEIRPFSTIRLHGLYVEDLHGDTLIHARVLRLNRWRLHPRTHRVTARQVDVDDIRLRLDTKKGDHRSNLEQLIDKLGSSPEDTTAAPEWTIAVDRFNVTGFNFTFNSGNHEPEPLIVDFSHIDIPDANVIGTDLRVAGDSIVALLSTVNLSEKSGLRVDGLSGLATVSGRGIKVHDMHLRTPRSDVKGQLKFTSPNWKAYNQFVDSVHMRLDLDSSRLQFADIAWFTSELRGVDLPVTLKGRFRGTVSELKGRDIDLWFGQQSHFKGRGELSGLPNIRGTFMVIDVEDLNTNSADIATLPQPPFIEQRTIDVPVEVARMGNIGFRGNFTGFLNSFTARGRSRTDIGNLGMALSFERDTLTNVFGANGRLATEAFDLGRLVNDNLVGPITSDLEVHASGKDVRTMKSELIGRVPSFVFNGVEITGIDVNGTLQRNLFNGAARINDPKLQLDFVGLADLRGRWPKVDFHSTVAHADLRALGLLPTDKYNVASAEVRAAGTFAPDSLKGYIMVDGLSYCTADGDHDLGDIELRSDRRNGRPLLQLRSDFADAEVEGEFLPTQLPDALKSVVYSVFPSLEEEVRFKQKKQDFSFVVQVKDAGTILGLVAPDLEVANGSVINGYLNTSTFDLGLSASLPRLRYRTFSGDSVVVIADKTLDVLAFSLRSARQSLGDSTWIGGIGVSGKAYQDEVELTADWDASSTGTNGELNVVGMVESPKSVDLDLFPSRLFFGRGIWTNDASAHIRIDTSTVRVDSLVLSNEGQDVMLDGYLSYDASLPMAFALDNVRLENVMPFFEGPELHGKIEGDGRVFDLYRSPFLLSYLCIDSMAIGDKPLGDVRFAASWDNTDREVDVNGSLRTGLVDAMAFTGTVAPGKAEELDIKARFDHLDLSFVNPFIEEGLSDIQGKVTGQVDITGTIAAPQANGRLQLDDAGMRIDYLNTSYHFTHAVNVTPTMFAIDRVEVIDEEGNQGFANGTILHNGFKDWNFDVSVEMQRMLCMNTTAAMNPLYFGRAYASGDVGISGYLDRLWIYVDATTERGTDIKFPLGGSTEVSGVDFIRFVSADSAAIAAQEAIDLTGIGLEMKVKVTPDARFELIFDPTVGDVLSARTRGDMEMTVSPSGEFRMNGGLEVTEGDYLFTLRNLVNKQFSLVPGGRITWFGDPFDAQLDLRAVYRLSAPLYDIMRENREAYRNRVPVDVVMHLEDKLMNPQINYGIELPRADENEKAQVRSALSDPDELSRQVFFLIVLNKFNTPESYGQVGGSSSNVAGTTASELLSNQVSNWLSKLSSDVDLGVNYRPGSNVSQDEVALALSTALLNERLLLSTNVGVLYGNTNAAQTNALIGDFQVEYLLTADGKLRLKAFSVSNDRNLNQVDQAPTTQGAGVAYREEFNSLPEFWQKVRNVFRRSAKDVVFD from the coding sequence TTGCGCTTCGCCGTTCGCACCGTGCTCATCCTGTTGCTGTTGCTTGTCATTGGCATCGGGCTGCTTTTCATGCCCGGCGTGCAAACATTGCTCGCGCAGTGGGCCAGCGGTGAGGCGTCCGGGCTTTTGGGGGCCACTGTCCGGGTGGACCGGGTGGAGATCCGTCCGTTCAGCACCATCAGGCTGCATGGGCTGTACGTTGAGGACCTGCACGGCGACACGCTCATCCATGCGCGCGTATTGCGGCTCAACCGCTGGCGCTTGCACCCGCGGACGCATCGGGTGACCGCTCGCCAAGTGGACGTGGACGACATCCGGTTAAGGCTCGATACCAAGAAAGGCGACCACCGGAGCAATCTGGAGCAGCTCATCGACAAGTTGGGGAGCAGTCCGGAGGACACCACGGCAGCGCCGGAATGGACCATAGCCGTGGACCGGTTCAACGTAACGGGCTTCAACTTCACCTTCAATAGCGGCAACCACGAGCCTGAGCCGCTCATCGTCGATTTCAGCCACATCGACATCCCCGATGCCAATGTGATCGGCACCGACCTGCGTGTGGCCGGCGACAGCATCGTGGCGCTGTTGAGCACCGTGAACCTGAGCGAGAAGAGCGGGTTGCGGGTTGATGGCCTGAGCGGCCTGGCCACCGTGAGCGGCCGGGGCATCAAGGTGCATGACATGCATTTGCGCACACCTCGCAGCGATGTCAAAGGCCAATTGAAGTTCACCTCGCCGAACTGGAAGGCGTACAACCAGTTCGTGGACAGCGTGCACATGCGGCTCGACCTGGACAGCTCGCGGTTGCAGTTCGCGGACATCGCGTGGTTCACCTCGGAGCTTCGTGGGGTGGACCTGCCTGTAACGCTCAAGGGAAGGTTCAGAGGCACGGTGAGCGAACTGAAGGGCCGTGACATCGACCTGTGGTTCGGGCAACAGAGCCATTTCAAAGGCCGCGGCGAACTGAGCGGGCTGCCAAATATCCGTGGCACCTTCATGGTCATCGACGTCGAGGACCTGAACACCAATTCCGCCGATATCGCCACACTCCCGCAACCGCCGTTCATCGAGCAGCGCACCATCGACGTGCCAGTTGAGGTGGCCCGCATGGGCAACATCGGTTTCCGCGGCAACTTCACGGGTTTCCTCAACAGCTTCACGGCACGCGGCCGCTCACGGACGGACATCGGCAACCTGGGCATGGCGCTCAGCTTCGAACGCGACACGCTCACCAATGTGTTCGGTGCGAACGGCCGCTTGGCCACCGAAGCCTTCGACCTGGGGCGGTTGGTGAACGACAACCTCGTGGGGCCCATCACCAGCGATCTGGAAGTGCACGCAAGCGGCAAGGACGTGCGCACCATGAAGAGCGAGCTGATCGGGCGCGTGCCATCGTTCGTTTTCAACGGTGTTGAGATCACAGGGATCGATGTGAACGGCACCTTGCAACGCAACCTGTTCAACGGGGCTGCCCGCATCAACGACCCCAAGCTGCAGCTCGACTTCGTAGGGCTGGCCGATCTGCGCGGGCGATGGCCGAAGGTGGACTTCCACAGCACTGTTGCGCACGCTGACCTGAGAGCCTTGGGATTGCTGCCCACCGACAAATACAATGTCGCTTCCGCCGAGGTGCGGGCCGCCGGAACGTTTGCACCCGATAGCCTGAAGGGTTACATCATGGTGGACGGTTTGAGCTATTGCACGGCCGATGGCGACCACGACCTTGGCGATATCGAACTGCGCAGCGACCGGCGCAACGGACGACCACTACTGCAGCTACGCAGCGATTTCGCTGATGCCGAAGTGGAAGGCGAGTTCCTGCCCACGCAATTGCCCGATGCCCTGAAGAGCGTGGTGTACAGTGTCTTCCCCAGCTTGGAGGAGGAAGTGCGCTTCAAGCAGAAGAAACAGGACTTCTCGTTCGTGGTGCAGGTGAAGGACGCCGGAACGATCCTCGGTCTGGTGGCTCCGGACCTGGAAGTGGCGAACGGCAGTGTGATCAACGGGTACTTGAATACCAGCACCTTCGATCTTGGGCTCTCCGCCAGTTTGCCCCGGTTGCGTTACAGAACATTCAGTGGCGATAGCGTGGTGGTCATTGCCGACAAGACGCTGGATGTCCTGGCCTTCAGCTTGCGCAGTGCACGCCAGTCGCTTGGCGACAGCACGTGGATCGGCGGCATCGGCGTGAGCGGCAAGGCCTATCAGGACGAAGTGGAGCTGACCGCTGATTGGGATGCCAGCAGCACGGGCACCAACGGCGAACTGAACGTGGTGGGCATGGTCGAGAGCCCGAAGTCCGTTGACCTCGACCTTTTTCCCAGCCGCCTGTTCTTCGGACGAGGCATCTGGACGAACGACGCGAGCGCGCATATCCGCATCGACACTTCAACTGTGCGCGTGGACTCGCTCGTGCTGAGCAACGAAGGGCAGGATGTGATGCTGGACGGGTACCTCAGTTATGACGCTAGCCTGCCCATGGCCTTCGCTCTCGACAATGTCCGCTTGGAGAACGTGATGCCCTTCTTCGAAGGCCCGGAACTGCATGGTAAAATCGAAGGAGACGGCCGTGTGTTCGATCTCTACCGCTCGCCGTTCCTGCTCAGTTACCTGTGCATAGACAGCATGGCCATTGGCGACAAGCCGCTCGGCGATGTGCGGTTCGCGGCTTCATGGGACAACACCGACCGCGAGGTGGACGTGAACGGTTCGTTGCGTACCGGCTTGGTGGACGCAATGGCCTTCACCGGAACCGTGGCCCCCGGCAAAGCCGAGGAACTGGACATCAAGGCCCGCTTCGACCACCTCGACCTGTCCTTCGTTAACCCGTTCATCGAAGAGGGCTTGAGCGATATCCAAGGCAAGGTCACCGGCCAGGTGGACATCACGGGAACGATCGCTGCACCGCAAGCCAATGGCCGTTTGCAACTGGATGACGCCGGCATGCGCATCGACTACCTCAACACGAGCTACCACTTCACGCACGCTGTGAACGTGACGCCGACCATGTTCGCCATCGACCGGGTGGAAGTGATCGACGAAGAAGGCAACCAGGGTTTCGCGAACGGCACGATCCTGCACAACGGGTTCAAGGATTGGAACTTCGACGTGAGCGTGGAGATGCAGCGCATGCTGTGCATGAACACCACCGCTGCGATGAACCCGCTCTACTTCGGTCGCGCCTATGCCAGTGGCGACGTGGGCATCAGCGGGTACCTGGACCGTTTGTGGATCTACGTTGACGCCACCACCGAGCGCGGCACCGATATCAAATTCCCGTTGGGCGGCAGCACCGAGGTGAGCGGTGTGGACTTCATCCGCTTCGTCAGTGCCGACAGCGCTGCGATCGCGGCCCAGGAAGCCATAGACCTCACTGGCATCGGCTTGGAGATGAAAGTGAAAGTGACGCCGGACGCACGATTCGAGCTCATCTTCGATCCAACCGTGGGTGACGTGCTGAGTGCGCGCACGCGTGGCGATATGGAGATGACGGTCAGCCCCAGCGGCGAATTCAGGATGAACGGCGGATTGGAGGTAACGGAAGGGGACTACCTGTTCACCCTGAGGAACCTGGTCAACAAGCAGTTCTCATTGGTGCCGGGCGGCCGTATCACATGGTTCGGCGATCCGTTCGACGCGCAGCTCGACCTGCGTGCGGTGTACCGTCTGAGCGCACCGTTGTACGACATCATGCGCGAGAACCGCGAGGCATACCGCAACCGGGTGCCGGTGGATGTGGTGATGCACTTGGAGGACAAGCTCATGAACCCGCAGATCAACTACGGCATTGAGCTGCCGCGCGCCGATGAGAACGAGAAGGCCCAGGTCCGCAGCGCACTTTCCGATCCGGACGAGCTGAGCCGGCAGGTGTTCTTCCTTATCGTGCTCAACAAGTTCAACACACCCGAGAGTTACGGCCAGGTGGGCGGCAGCAGCAGCAATGTGGCCGGTACCACGGCCAGCGAACTGCTCAGCAATCAGGTGAGCAACTGGCTCAGCAAGCTGAGCAGCGATGTTGACCTCGGTGTGAACTACCGACCGGGCTCCAATGTGTCGCAGGATGAAGTGGCGCTGGCATTGAGCACGGCGCTGCTCAACGAACGCTTGCTGCTCAGTACCAATGTGGGCGTGCTGTACGGCAACACCAATGCCGCCCAGACGAACGCGCTCATCGGCGATTTCCAAGTGGAATACCTGCTCACCGCCGATGGGAAGCTCCGCTTGAAGGCCTTCAGCGTGAGCAACGACCGCAACCTGAACCAGGTGGACCAGGCGCCCACCACCCAAGGCGCTGGCGTGGCCTACCGGGAGGAGTTCAACAGTTTGCCGGAGTTCTGGCAGAAAGTGCGCAACGTGTTCCGGCGCAGTGCGAAGGACGTGGTGTTCGACTAG